In the genome of Listeria cossartiae subsp. cossartiae, one region contains:
- a CDS encoding BglG family transcription antiterminator, with the protein MLLTQTERALINLFLTKNDFLTAKQLAEILDVSSKTIYRKIKNINATTEEKDIIISEKGRGFKLDYKAYIQAKLETTSDIFGYTPTERREKILLQVLFKSPKYLDVTALYEDYYVGYNSIKNDFALLNQSIEKYDLALEKRQKEIRVVGTEEHIRTAINEVINNIDLSSYDDLKTEYSDLNKADVQFIVRQMEMIESKLRINIPYPYDINIFSHLYILINRFRQGVVEDFNESDDAYIVTNEKLHTIAVEAIEAIERYLKMTLPKREIFHFLQYLISSRFNHEIELVPSNVLPIVEEMTDFYIDQVAAKINMPINKKQLKIELLSHMKPMVNRMNHQINIKNNLLSDIKLEYGKLFEIIKATARDVAKTFKLNTISDDEVGYITIYFAKHMEASPLVKRIIIMCSSGIGTSELLKVKVQKAFPDVEIVDVLSSTRYKNSLQDYQNIDFILTTIHAESNKEIPSLLVSAMFTEKDKMMVKKLMETL; encoded by the coding sequence ATGCTTCTTACCCAAACGGAGCGTGCATTAATTAACTTGTTCTTAACGAAAAACGATTTTTTGACAGCAAAGCAACTAGCTGAAATTCTTGACGTTTCCTCTAAAACCATTTACCGCAAGATTAAAAACATCAATGCCACGACAGAAGAAAAAGATATCATTATATCTGAAAAAGGGCGTGGTTTTAAACTAGATTACAAGGCATATATTCAAGCGAAGTTAGAAACAACAAGCGATATTTTCGGTTATACACCAACAGAAAGACGAGAAAAAATTTTACTCCAAGTGCTATTTAAGTCTCCTAAATATTTAGATGTAACGGCGCTATATGAAGATTATTATGTTGGCTATAATTCAATCAAAAACGATTTTGCCCTTTTAAATCAATCTATCGAGAAATATGATTTAGCTCTTGAGAAACGGCAAAAAGAAATCCGGGTTGTTGGTACAGAAGAACACATTCGCACCGCAATTAATGAAGTGATTAATAACATTGATTTATCAAGCTACGATGATTTGAAAACGGAATATAGCGACCTTAATAAAGCCGATGTTCAGTTTATTGTTAGGCAGATGGAAATGATTGAAAGCAAACTGCGGATTAACATTCCGTATCCATACGATATTAATATTTTTTCGCATCTGTATATTTTAATCAATCGGTTTCGCCAAGGAGTAGTGGAAGATTTTAACGAAAGTGATGACGCTTATATTGTGACGAATGAAAAACTGCATACGATTGCAGTAGAAGCCATTGAAGCAATCGAACGATATTTAAAAATGACATTACCAAAGCGGGAAATCTTTCATTTTTTACAATATTTGATTTCGTCTCGTTTTAATCATGAAATCGAATTAGTTCCGAGCAATGTTTTACCTATCGTGGAGGAAATGACTGATTTTTATATCGATCAAGTGGCTGCTAAAATCAATATGCCGATTAATAAAAAACAACTGAAAATCGAATTGCTCAGCCATATGAAGCCGATGGTTAACCGAATGAATCATCAAATTAATATTAAAAACAACTTGTTAAGCGATATTAAATTAGAATACGGCAAGTTGTTTGAAATCATCAAAGCAACAGCCCGCGATGTGGCGAAAACCTTTAAGTTGAATACGATATCAGATGATGAAGTTGGCTATATCACAATATATTTCGCAAAGCACATGGAAGCGTCCCCGTTAGTTAAGCGAATTATTATCATGTGTTCAAGCGGCATTGGAACGTCCGAACTTTTAAAAGTAAAGGTTCAAAAAGCTTTTCCTGATGTCGAGATAGTAGACGTTTTATCATCCACTAGATACAAAAATAGCTTGCAAGACTATCAGAATATTGATTTTATTCTAACAACTATTCATGCGGAAAGTAACAAGGAAATCCCGTCGCTGCTCGTTAGTGCGATGTTTACAGAAAAAGACAAAATGATGGTGAAAAAATTGATGGAAACTTTATAG